A single region of the Oleispira antarctica RB-8 genome encodes:
- a CDS encoding Alcohol dehydrogenase GroES-like, fragment: MVVVSLLIKQFLLSASYPQYCCVPVQACIVHHDGTTPHAAASSLGIMLNKVCIKEGVALVNIVRKQEQVDLLTKLGAKFVVNSSSESFKKDLYKAIDATGATLAFDAIGGGELAGDILATMEAVGSKEATGFNTYGSVYNKQVPIFFR; this comes from the coding sequence ATGGTAGTTGTTAGCCTATTAATAAAACAATTCTTGCTCAGCGCGAGTTACCCCCAGTATTGCTGCGTGCCCGTGCAAGCTTGCATAGTGCATCATGATGGTACGACACCTCATGCGGCGGCTTCCAGTCTGGGTATTATGTTGAATAAGGTGTGCATTAAGGAAGGCGTGGCGTTAGTTAATATTGTGCGTAAGCAAGAGCAGGTCGATTTGTTAACGAAGTTGGGTGCGAAGTTTGTTGTTAATTCTTCGAGTGAGAGTTTCAAGAAAGATTTGTACAAGGCGATTGATGCCACGGGTGCAACGCTGGCGTTTGACGCGATCGGCGGCGGTGAGTTGGCGGGTGATATTCTAGCGACTATGGAAGCGGTCGGCAGTAAAGAGGCGACGGGTTTCAATACGTATGGCTCTGTGTATAACAAGCAGGTGCCCATTTTTTTCAGGTGA
- a CDS encoding Alcohol dehydrogenase GroES-like, fragment: MGELYKRVADEINTTFAIESTVELSFEEAMTPEVIEKYNAKTTGGKYILNPNKG, encoded by the coding sequence GTGGGTGAGTTGTATAAGCGTGTGGCCGATGAGATTAATACGACGTTTGCGATTGAATCGACGGTGGAGTTGTCTTTTGAGGAGGCTATGACGCCTGAGGTTATTGAGAAATATAATGCTAAGACTACGGGTGGGAAGTATATATTGAATCCTAATAAGGGTTAG
- a CDS encoding probable GCN5-related N-acetyltransferase, which produces MENLVVIREAQESDHPFIFELSPYLAEVAQLDWHSDEAIKKMQDDYISKMLEETPKPNITFIAEINNVSLGFIHVRTHEDGISGETCGTIPLLAVSPKSQGLGLGKVLIEHGEKWAKNLGCRLLHLEVFANNKKADSFYQNIGFKPETVHMIKPI; this is translated from the coding sequence ATGGAAAATTTAGTTGTAATTAGGGAAGCGCAAGAAAGTGATCACCCATTTATTTTTGAGCTTTCGCCTTACTTAGCTGAAGTCGCTCAGTTAGATTGGCATAGTGATGAAGCTATCAAAAAAATGCAAGATGATTACATTTCTAAAATGCTTGAAGAAACACCGAAACCAAATATCACATTTATCGCTGAGATCAATAATGTTTCATTGGGTTTTATTCATGTACGAACACATGAAGATGGAATTTCAGGTGAAACTTGTGGAACCATACCGCTTCTTGCAGTATCACCTAAATCTCAAGGTTTGGGGTTAGGTAAAGTATTAATTGAGCACGGTGAAAAGTGGGCTAAAAACTTAGGATGTAGGTTGTTACATCTAGAGGTCTTCGCAAATAATAAAAAAGCAGATAGCTTCTACCAAAATATAGGGTTTAAGCCTGAAACTGTTCACATGATAAAACCAATATAG
- a CDS encoding Alcohol dehydrogenase GroES-like, fragment translates to MRFLGKLKPARVGELYKRVADEINTTFAIESTVELSFEEAMTPEVIEKYNAKTTGGKYILNPNKG, encoded by the coding sequence ATGCGTTTTCTGGGTAAGTTAAAGCCTGCAAGAGTGGGTGAGTTGTATAAGCGTGTGGCCGATGAGATTAATACGACGTTTGCGATTGAGTCGACGGTGGAGCTGTCTTTTGAGGAGGCGATGACGCCTGAGGTTATTGAGAAATATAATGCTAAGACTACGGGTGGGAAGTATATTTTGAACCCTAATAAGGGTTAG
- a CDS encoding Putative FAD dependent oxidoreductase, with translation MPYLRRAFLFFIFYFLFFIFYFLFKVLIGYTMKKVIIVGGGILGLSCAYYLQTSGQAQVILLEAGSFAAATTSQAAALLTRARSDLNDGLMVDETHRVIKQFEQNTHPIMQRNGCIHIASQGDNFHSELSILKNHHQQGKDRGLNSQWLNANQIKQQLPWLAVKNESLGLFYPDDGHADPYLLANFYLQGAKKSGAYLYQGVRIKQLLESGDKIIGVRSDKNEDWIGDTVLLAGGPWSSVLAAQHNVKLGMAPVRSHYWITDNQTPLSPSQAMAIVPNSKVYFRPENKGLLFGVRDSQNCIIDPKELPTTQQGIHDHRFKNDENGWLALEENWQGLIATCPLLETAQLSHYISGISSYTPDSLPLLGPSQEWENLFIAAGCSGAGIAWSGGIGRLLSEQILQQKTFVDEQRYAINRFDNEIENVDPMDATFRQTCLLARINKKTG, from the coding sequence TTGCCTTACTTACGTAGGGCTTTTTTATTTTTTATTTTTTATTTTTTATTTTTTATTTTTTATTTTTTATTTAAAGTATTAATTGGATATACCATGAAGAAAGTTATTATCGTTGGTGGTGGAATTTTAGGACTTTCATGCGCCTATTATTTACAAACGTCTGGCCAAGCCCAAGTGATACTTTTAGAAGCAGGAAGTTTCGCGGCGGCAACCACGAGTCAAGCGGCAGCGCTATTAACCCGCGCTCGAAGCGACTTAAATGACGGCCTTATGGTGGATGAAACTCACCGTGTAATAAAACAGTTCGAACAAAATACTCACCCAATAATGCAACGTAATGGCTGCATTCACATAGCCAGCCAAGGGGACAACTTTCATAGCGAACTATCGATTCTAAAGAACCATCATCAACAAGGAAAAGATAGGGGATTAAATAGCCAATGGCTGAATGCAAACCAGATAAAACAACAGCTCCCCTGGTTAGCGGTTAAGAATGAAAGCTTAGGTCTTTTTTATCCAGACGATGGGCATGCCGATCCCTATCTGTTAGCGAACTTTTATTTACAGGGAGCAAAAAAATCCGGTGCGTATTTGTATCAAGGCGTACGCATAAAACAATTATTAGAATCAGGGGACAAGATCATTGGAGTGCGCAGTGATAAAAATGAAGACTGGATTGGTGATACCGTTTTATTGGCGGGTGGCCCTTGGTCTTCAGTCTTGGCTGCCCAGCATAATGTGAAGCTTGGCATGGCCCCAGTAAGAAGCCATTATTGGATTACCGATAATCAAACTCCACTATCCCCCTCTCAGGCAATGGCCATAGTTCCAAACAGTAAGGTGTACTTTCGCCCAGAAAATAAGGGCCTATTATTTGGCGTACGAGATAGTCAAAACTGTATTATCGACCCCAAAGAATTACCAACAACGCAGCAAGGCATTCATGACCACCGCTTTAAAAACGATGAAAACGGTTGGCTAGCACTTGAAGAAAACTGGCAAGGGCTTATCGCTACCTGCCCATTATTAGAAACCGCGCAATTAAGCCATTACATTTCAGGTATTTCTTCTTATACCCCCGACAGCCTGCCGTTATTAGGCCCAAGCCAAGAATGGGAAAATCTGTTTATTGCCGCAGGTTGCTCTGGTGCAGGCATTGCATGGAGTGGCGGCATTGGTCGCTTATTGAGCGAGCAAATTTTGCAACAAAAGACATTTGTCGATGAACAGCGCTATGCCATTAACCGCTTTGATAATGAAATTGAAAATGTTGATCCTATGGACGCAACATTTCGCCAAACCTGTTTGCTAGCAAGAATTAATAAAAAAACCGGCTAG
- a CDS encoding Alcohol dehydrogenase GroES-like, fragment, translating into MPVQACIVHHDGTTPHAAASSFVNPLTALVNIVRKQEQVDLLTKLGAKFVVNSSSESFKKYLYKAIDATGETLAFDAIGGGIKGSEYLISKNFSDCVDFSGYSILL; encoded by the coding sequence GTGCCTGTGCAAGCTTGCATTGTGCATCACGACGGTACGACACCTCATGCGGCGGCTTCGTCGTTTGTTAATCCGCTGACGGCGTTAGTTAATATTGTGCGTAAGCAAGAGCAGGTCGATTTGTTAACGAAGCTGGGTGCGAAGTTTGTTGTTAATTCTTCGAGTGAAAGTTTCAAGAAATATTTGTACAAGGCGATTGATGCCACGGGTGAAACGCTGGCGTTTGACGCGATCGGCGGTGGGATCAAGGGGTCAGAATACTTGATCTCAAAAAATTTTTCTGATTGCGTCGACTTCAGTGGTTACTCAATACTTTTGTAG
- a CDS encoding Alcohol dehydrogenase GroES-like, fragment, producing the protein MRKQVQVDLLTKLGAKFVVNFSSESFKKDLYKAIDATGATLAFDATDFNTYGSVDNKQVSILSGEEQRWLDFHRRCLTVHLV; encoded by the coding sequence GTGCGTAAGCAAGTGCAGGTCGATTTGTTAACGAAGTTGGGTGCGAAGTTTGTTGTTAATTTTTCCAGTGAGAGTTTCAAGAAAGATTTGTACAAGGCGATTGATGCCACGGGTGCAACGCTGGCGTTTGACGCGACGGATTTCAATACGTATGGCTCTGTGGATAACAAGCAGGTGTCCATTTTATCGGGGGAAGAGCAACGGTGGTTAGATTTTCACCGACGTTGCTTAACCGTGCATTTGGTATGA
- a CDS encoding Alcohol dehydrogenase GroES-like, fragment yields the protein MRELYKRVADKINTTFAIESTVELSFEEAMTLEIIEKYNAKTTGGKYILNPNKG from the coding sequence GTGCGTGAGTTGTATAAGCGTGTGGCTGATAAGATTAATACGACGTTTGCGATTGAATCTACGGTGGAGTTGTCTTTTGAGGAAGCGATGACTCTGGAGATTATTGAGAAATATAATGCTAAGACTACGGGTGGGAAGTATATATTGAACCCTAATAAGGGTTAG
- a CDS encoding TonB-dependent outer membrane receptor protein, translating into MKTLPSLSLATLLLGSQLVIAEEVVEEVVAVGRIFEGQMKAMEAQRNSNRIINTISADSMGKLPDRNAAEAVQRLPGISIERDQGEGRFVAVRGLPAQWTSATINGDRIPTAEEETTSRATAFDFFPTEMIESVEVSKALTPDMEGDALGGNINFITRTAPDETTLDVTLGGNYSEKADKAGYNLNILGGDRSNNGKWGYILNASAYVRSYATDNVEPRRSGEGIKRLELRDYSGERETYGFNGAAEYNMDNGDSLYVKSMYGTLQDDEIHYKHRYRFDKDRVELQQIHNILTTELFGNEIGGEHQLTDSRLMTWKLASYDNHFYYGDVPNSKDNSYFVTRFDQKDVGYVGLENRTGKDYAYNTIDGGTDSAKNISTHLPNGFQMDPSQMSLTSVELYKIDVRERDKIVTQLDFTEDLSYDLQLKFGAKYRDKERTSRYSDEFYIWDTDNFGPAPTLSDFDLKNQPGRNDYMEELDINYSQDFSQVADVSDMENFWNKNRNKFILDEDESALVSNGGALGRNFDVNETHTAGYAMATYNMHDDLTIVGGLRVEQTQTKVKGQVYLADTNTLQDRKETKDYISILPSAHLTYRLDDVSNMRLAATRSFSRPDFGALAPGGAYSEADGEFVSGNPDLDPTYALNFDAMYEHFINDTGIISGGLFYKDITDPIFQSTSTGSYNGKDGVTFVRPENGEDAWLTGVELAFNRRLDFISESLEDFGIQTNYTHMRSVMELPDGRKTSIPRQADQLYNASLFFDNNEFAVRVAVNYKGEYVQEHGDSKDEDNFYGENTSVDLSASYSPSDQLMMYLEANNLTNEPLKYYQGNKGRPLQTEYYGARASMGMKYSFF; encoded by the coding sequence ATGAAGACATTACCAAGCCTGAGTCTGGCAACCTTACTTTTAGGTAGCCAGTTAGTAATAGCGGAAGAAGTAGTTGAGGAAGTTGTCGCGGTAGGCCGAATTTTTGAAGGCCAGATGAAAGCCATGGAAGCGCAGCGCAATTCTAACCGCATCATCAATACTATCTCTGCTGATAGCATGGGGAAACTTCCCGATCGCAACGCCGCAGAAGCCGTACAACGTTTACCCGGTATATCGATTGAACGTGACCAAGGAGAAGGTCGTTTTGTTGCTGTCCGCGGATTGCCTGCGCAGTGGACTTCAGCCACCATAAATGGTGACCGCATTCCAACCGCTGAAGAGGAAACCACGAGTCGTGCCACGGCATTTGATTTCTTTCCTACCGAAATGATCGAAAGTGTAGAAGTCAGTAAAGCATTAACCCCCGACATGGAAGGTGATGCATTAGGCGGCAATATAAACTTTATTACTCGTACAGCCCCAGACGAAACCACCCTTGATGTAACACTAGGCGGCAACTATAGCGAAAAAGCGGACAAAGCCGGTTACAACTTAAATATTTTAGGAGGAGACCGCAGTAATAATGGCAAGTGGGGTTACATATTAAATGCCAGTGCTTACGTACGCAGCTATGCCACAGATAACGTTGAACCACGTCGCAGTGGTGAAGGTATTAAACGTTTAGAACTGCGCGACTATAGTGGCGAACGAGAAACTTATGGTTTCAATGGTGCCGCCGAATATAACATGGATAATGGCGATAGCCTGTACGTTAAAAGCATGTACGGCACTCTGCAAGATGATGAAATTCATTACAAACATCGCTACCGTTTTGATAAAGATCGAGTTGAACTGCAGCAGATTCATAATATTTTAACCACAGAGTTATTCGGTAATGAAATCGGCGGTGAGCATCAGTTAACCGATAGTCGTTTAATGACATGGAAATTAGCCAGTTACGATAACCATTTTTATTACGGCGATGTACCGAACAGCAAAGATAATAGCTATTTTGTTACTCGCTTCGACCAAAAAGATGTGGGCTATGTCGGCTTAGAAAATCGCACGGGGAAAGATTACGCTTACAATACAATTGATGGTGGTACAGACTCCGCAAAAAATATCAGCACCCATCTTCCTAATGGCTTCCAAATGGACCCAAGCCAAATGTCTTTAACCTCGGTTGAGCTGTATAAAATAGACGTACGCGAAAGGGATAAAATTGTAACCCAGCTCGATTTTACCGAAGATTTAAGCTATGACTTGCAGCTTAAATTTGGTGCTAAGTATCGAGATAAAGAACGTACCTCGCGCTACTCAGATGAATTCTATATATGGGACACCGATAACTTTGGCCCTGCCCCCACCTTGTCAGATTTCGATTTAAAAAATCAGCCAGGTCGTAATGATTATATGGAAGAACTGGATATTAATTACTCCCAAGATTTCAGCCAAGTTGCTGATGTATCTGACATGGAAAACTTTTGGAATAAAAATCGCAACAAATTTATTTTAGACGAAGATGAATCTGCACTAGTGAGTAATGGCGGAGCACTAGGGCGTAACTTTGATGTCAACGAAACCCATACCGCGGGTTATGCGATGGCAACATACAACATGCATGACGATCTTACGATTGTGGGTGGTTTACGGGTAGAGCAAACTCAAACTAAGGTGAAAGGCCAAGTATACTTAGCGGATACCAATACCTTGCAAGATCGAAAAGAAACGAAAGACTACATCTCGATACTGCCTTCTGCGCATTTAACCTACCGTCTTGATGATGTAAGCAATATGCGCCTTGCGGCAACCCGTAGTTTTTCCCGCCCAGATTTTGGTGCGCTAGCACCAGGCGGAGCGTATTCAGAAGCTGACGGTGAATTTGTATCAGGTAACCCAGACCTTGATCCAACGTATGCCTTAAACTTTGATGCTATGTACGAACACTTTATAAATGATACAGGCATCATCAGTGGCGGTTTATTTTATAAAGACATCACCGACCCAATTTTTCAGAGCACCAGCACTGGTAGCTATAATGGCAAGGATGGCGTGACATTCGTTCGCCCAGAAAATGGTGAAGATGCATGGTTAACTGGAGTGGAATTGGCCTTCAACCGTCGCCTAGATTTTATTAGCGAATCTTTAGAAGATTTTGGCATACAAACCAACTACACCCACATGCGTTCGGTGATGGAATTACCGGATGGTCGTAAAACCTCTATACCACGCCAAGCGGATCAGTTATATAACGCCTCGCTCTTTTTTGATAACAATGAATTCGCGGTACGAGTAGCCGTTAATTATAAAGGTGAGTATGTTCAAGAGCATGGTGATAGCAAAGACGAAGATAACTTCTACGGCGAAAATACCAGTGTCGATTTGAGCGCCTCTTATAGCCCGAGCGATCAGTTGATGATGTATTTAGAAGCCAACAACCTGACCAACGAACCATTAAAATATTACCAAGGCAATAAAGGTCGCCCACTGCAAACGGAATATTATGGCGCGCGCGCAAGCATGGGGATGAAGTACAGTTTCTTTTAG